One Halostella limicola genomic window carries:
- a CDS encoding RNA-guided endonuclease TnpB family protein, with protein sequence MVTVTVTAKFHNPSLSRRKEWQHASRLYRDTKQFCIEGWENGNFGKSVTTASIDNDLYSAIQNQAIREAKSDHNKDGEVRYRESQPFAVNNQNWEIDTTENGTVVVGFPCVSQWWYTPIEVYDDIADPVDRLAEGDADKSRLQVYRRGDDWYCTFNIEYDADTEGETPIGVDIGERHILAVTAYGEDESMLVSGGEAKYVRRKYRSLRDSLSEAGALRARNRVGDKEQRRIKDLNHKLSRRLITFADQFENPVIRMEDLEGIRENSSWSGVHSWHFHQLQQFIAYKAERAGIRVEKVDAYHTSQQCSACGSMGVRDGDHFSCSECSRERHADLNASENIAQREGEPCTA encoded by the coding sequence ATGGTCACGGTGACTGTCACCGCGAAGTTCCACAACCCATCCCTCTCGCGGCGGAAAGAGTGGCAACACGCCTCTCGCCTCTACCGTGACACCAAGCAGTTCTGTATCGAGGGATGGGAGAACGGCAACTTCGGCAAATCCGTGACCACGGCCAGCATCGACAATGACCTCTACTCGGCCATTCAGAACCAAGCCATTCGAGAGGCGAAATCCGACCACAACAAGGACGGGGAAGTTCGCTACCGAGAGAGTCAGCCGTTCGCCGTCAACAACCAGAACTGGGAGATCGACACGACCGAGAACGGCACGGTCGTCGTCGGATTCCCGTGCGTCTCCCAATGGTGGTACACCCCGATAGAGGTGTACGACGACATTGCCGACCCCGTAGACCGACTGGCCGAAGGAGACGCCGACAAGTCTCGTCTACAAGTCTACCGTCGCGGAGATGACTGGTATTGTACGTTCAACATCGAATACGATGCCGACACGGAGGGCGAGACACCCATCGGCGTCGATATTGGCGAACGTCACATCCTCGCTGTGACCGCCTACGGCGAGGACGAGTCGATGCTGGTGTCTGGTGGTGAGGCGAAGTACGTTCGACGCAAATATCGTTCCCTACGCGATTCGCTTTCGGAAGCGGGTGCGCTTCGCGCACGTAACCGTGTGGGTGACAAAGAACAGCGTCGAATCAAAGACCTGAATCACAAACTCTCCCGTCGTCTCATCACGTTCGCGGACCAGTTCGAGAATCCCGTCATTCGGATGGAAGACCTCGAAGGTATCCGTGAGAACAGTTCGTGGTCGGGCGTCCACTCGTGGCACTTCCACCAACTCCAACAGTTCATCGCATACAAAGCCGAACGCGCTGGTATTCGCGTCGAGAAGGTCGATGCGTACCATACCAGCCAGCAGTGTTCGGCATGCGGTTCGATGGGGGTTCGTGATGGTGACCACTTTTCGTGTTCGGAGTGTAGTCGGGAACGCCATGCCGACCTGAACGCTTCGGAGAATATTGCACAACGGGAGGGTGAACCATGCACGGCGTAG